In one Pseudomonas sp. SCA2728.1_7 genomic region, the following are encoded:
- a CDS encoding DUF2789 domain-containing protein, giving the protein MEQPTHTLPSLFKQLGLDNDPTSIDQFITTHSPLKPELHLADAFFWTKSQAEFLRDEILDDADWAEVVDQLDVLLRKGRKV; this is encoded by the coding sequence ATGGAGCAACCAACCCACACTCTCCCATCCCTGTTCAAACAACTCGGCCTCGACAACGACCCGACCAGCATCGACCAATTCATCACCACCCATTCCCCGCTCAAACCCGAACTGCATTTGGCTGACGCGTTTTTCTGGACGAAGAGCCAAGCGGAGTTTTTGCGTGACGAGATTCTGGATGACGCCGACTGGGCGGAGGTAGTGGATCAGTTGGATGTGTTGTTGCGTAAGGGCAGAAAAGTGTAA
- a CDS encoding YbaK/EbsC family protein: protein MRMARKVQSSLNRAHCEYDIVAHRHSSSSLETARVAGVPAERVAKSIILDDHHGHYLMAVLPASRHLDLSKVRTSGEWQLTRESNLAHIFDDCERGAVPPLGDSYGLDMVIDPLLTRQKDIYLEAGNHNYLLHMSMPEFLKMVPHAEVRELSD from the coding sequence ATGCGTATGGCAAGAAAGGTGCAGAGCAGCCTGAACCGGGCGCACTGCGAATACGACATCGTCGCTCACCGTCACTCGTCCAGCAGCCTGGAAACCGCACGGGTCGCCGGGGTGCCCGCCGAGCGCGTGGCCAAATCGATCATCCTCGACGACCACCACGGTCATTACCTGATGGCCGTGCTGCCGGCCAGTCGTCACCTGGACCTGAGCAAGGTGCGCACCAGCGGCGAATGGCAACTGACCCGCGAAAGCAATCTGGCGCACATCTTTGACGACTGTGAACGCGGCGCGGTGCCGCCGCTGGGTGATTCCTACGGGCTGGACATGGTCATCGACCCGTTGCTGACGCGGCAGAAGGATATTTATCTGGAGGCGGGCAACCACAATTATCTGCTGCATATGAGCATGCCCGAGTTTCTGAAAATGGTGCCGCATGCCGAGGTGCGGGAGTTGAGCGATTAG
- a CDS encoding NfeD family protein, whose translation MTLAEGHVNSRCCALALLLLISGSAAADTSLPPMSPAGLWLITLGIVFLIAEAALPNYGVIGLGGIIMFVIGALILSNAELPVPMMIGLGLISALLLLALLIRALKTRPRHAVSGDAGLLGSVTAITTVQPGDARNGWVQLQGERWQVLSATPLHTGQPVRVVARKGLLLQVAATDAAPLGE comes from the coding sequence ATGACGCTCGCGGAGGGTCACGTGAACAGCCGATGTTGTGCGCTTGCCTTGCTCCTGCTGATCAGCGGTTCAGCCGCCGCCGACACGTCATTGCCGCCGATGAGTCCGGCCGGTTTGTGGCTGATCACCTTGGGTATCGTGTTTCTGATCGCTGAAGCTGCACTGCCCAATTACGGCGTCATTGGCCTGGGTGGGATCATCATGTTCGTGATCGGCGCGCTGATTCTGAGCAACGCCGAGTTGCCGGTGCCGATGATGATCGGCCTCGGTCTGATCAGCGCCCTGCTGTTGCTCGCGCTGCTGATCCGCGCCCTGAAAACCCGCCCCCGCCACGCTGTCAGTGGCGACGCCGGCCTGCTCGGCAGCGTGACCGCGATCACCACGGTGCAACCGGGCGATGCCCGTAATGGCTGGGTGCAACTGCAAGGTGAACGCTGGCAAGTGCTCAGCGCCACGCCGCTGCACACCGGGCAACCGGTACGCGTGGTGGCGCGCAAGGGATTGTTGCTGCAAGTGGCCGCGACTGACGCGGCACCGCTCGGAGAGTGA
- a CDS encoding slipin family protein, protein MGLQIGFVALLLLVIALAGSTFRILREYERGVVFQLGRFWQVKGPGLILLIPVVQQMVRVDLRTVVLDVPPQDVITRDNVSVKVNAVLYFRVLDPQKAIIQVEDFLSATSQLAQTTLRAVLGKHELDELLAEREQLSIDIQQVLDAQTDAWGIKVANVEIKHVDLNESMVRAIAKQAEAERERRAKVIHAEGELQASEKLMQAAEMLGRQPGAMQLRYMQTLSSIAGDKSSTIVFPLPIELLKGMADLSGKS, encoded by the coding sequence ATGGGTCTGCAAATCGGTTTTGTTGCGCTGCTGTTGCTGGTCATTGCCTTGGCCGGTTCGACGTTTCGCATCCTGCGGGAGTACGAGCGCGGCGTGGTGTTTCAGCTTGGCCGCTTCTGGCAAGTCAAAGGTCCCGGCTTGATTCTGCTGATTCCGGTGGTTCAGCAAATGGTCCGGGTCGACCTGCGCACGGTCGTCCTCGATGTGCCGCCGCAGGACGTGATCACCCGCGACAACGTGTCGGTGAAGGTCAACGCCGTGCTGTATTTCCGCGTGCTCGACCCACAGAAAGCGATCATTCAGGTCGAGGATTTTCTCTCGGCCACCAGCCAACTGGCCCAGACCACCTTGCGCGCGGTGCTCGGCAAGCACGAACTGGATGAACTGCTGGCCGAACGCGAACAGTTGAGTATCGACATTCAGCAGGTGCTCGATGCGCAGACCGACGCCTGGGGGATCAAGGTCGCCAACGTCGAGATCAAGCATGTCGATCTCAACGAATCGATGGTCCGCGCCATCGCCAAACAGGCGGAAGCCGAGCGCGAACGTCGGGCCAAGGTGATCCACGCCGAAGGCGAATTGCAGGCCTCGGAAAAACTCATGCAAGCCGCGGAAATGCTCGGCCGCCAGCCTGGGGCAATGCAGTTGCGCTATATGCAGACCTTGAGTTCGATTGCCGGGGACAAGAGTTCGACGATTGTCTTTCCGTTGCCGATTGAATTGCTCAAGGGTATGGCGGATTTGTCCGGCAAGTCATGA
- a CDS encoding glycosyltransferase family 39 protein has product MAVNRVTPMGDTQDPYAAPGSWFGSLRWVRWVKDHWLWPILVLAAFVRFYDLTAAAIWGDEGSSLLLARYSLSEIWQHAAFDVHPPLYFMVLHGWIGLFGDGIFALRCLSALAGIAAVGLGVWLVDRLATRRAAFIAGLLLALLPTAVRYSQEVRMYALLGALLLAASLALVYWIRRPQRRDYLVVYVVLMSAAFYTHYFAVLAALCHWVYLLGIRVQRGYRFRHIQRADWWLANLAIGVLYLPWLPKLLDLMQHMQQLEVGGDVGWEPAVTLGSLPSMIWSWLIQDDGESLPLLVFGALPLALLVLAVVAVMRDRSVSRGSILLALYTGLPLLLVFAVSFITPVFIERYLTAFALGLPMLAALAIDRLYSRVRMLALAVLVALVGVELVGVSNNATVDTHDQLDTVVKYVNQHFLPGDRIVTSDMLWYLSYVYYDRSGAQVRLFTPPKADGQSTRPNEYGFGTLVTSDVYLNSLTELPAGGRVWLVGTVDEPQEFSALPATWQASAEVHAGGMQARLFVPKPAGE; this is encoded by the coding sequence ATGGCGGTCAACAGAGTCACGCCAATGGGCGACACGCAAGACCCGTATGCCGCGCCCGGTTCCTGGTTCGGCAGCCTGCGCTGGGTGCGCTGGGTAAAAGATCACTGGCTGTGGCCAATTCTGGTGCTGGCCGCGTTCGTGCGTTTTTATGACCTGACGGCGGCGGCGATCTGGGGCGATGAAGGCTCCAGCCTGCTGCTGGCGCGCTATTCGCTGAGTGAAATCTGGCAGCACGCTGCATTTGATGTGCATCCGCCGCTGTACTTCATGGTCTTGCATGGCTGGATCGGGTTGTTCGGGGACGGCATCTTTGCGCTCCGCTGTCTCAGTGCGCTGGCCGGCATTGCGGCGGTCGGGCTGGGCGTGTGGCTGGTGGATCGCCTGGCCACTCGCCGCGCCGCGTTCATCGCCGGATTGTTACTCGCACTGTTACCGACGGCAGTGCGCTACAGCCAGGAAGTGCGCATGTACGCGCTGCTCGGTGCGCTGCTGCTCGCCGCGAGCCTGGCGCTGGTCTACTGGATCCGGCGCCCGCAACGCCGTGACTATCTCGTGGTTTACGTGGTGTTGATGAGTGCGGCGTTCTACACCCATTATTTCGCCGTGCTGGCCGCACTGTGTCACTGGGTTTATCTGCTCGGCATTCGCGTGCAGCGCGGTTATCGCTTCCGGCATATCCAGCGTGCGGACTGGTGGCTGGCAAATCTGGCCATCGGCGTGCTGTATCTGCCCTGGTTGCCAAAGTTGCTTGATTTGATGCAGCACATGCAACAACTCGAAGTCGGCGGCGATGTCGGTTGGGAGCCAGCGGTGACGTTGGGGTCGTTGCCGTCGATGATCTGGTCATGGCTGATTCAGGACGATGGCGAGAGTCTGCCGCTGCTGGTCTTTGGCGCGCTGCCGTTGGCACTGCTGGTGCTGGCAGTTGTGGCCGTCATGCGCGATCGCAGTGTGTCGCGCGGCAGCATTCTGCTGGCGCTGTACACCGGTCTTCCGCTGCTGCTGGTGTTCGCGGTGTCGTTCATCACGCCGGTATTCATTGAGCGATATCTGACGGCATTCGCCCTCGGTTTACCGATGCTCGCGGCGTTGGCCATTGATCGTTTGTATAGCCGCGTTCGCATGCTTGCTTTGGCGGTGCTGGTAGCGCTGGTCGGCGTGGAACTGGTCGGTGTGAGCAACAACGCCACGGTCGACACTCACGATCAGCTCGACACGGTCGTGAAGTACGTCAACCAGCATTTCCTTCCCGGTGACCGCATCGTCACCAGCGACATGCTCTGGTATCTGAGCTACGTCTACTACGATCGCAGCGGGGCGCAGGTGCGCCTCTTCACCCCACCGAAAGCCGATGGCCAATCGACGCGGCCAAATGAGTACGGGTTCGGCACGCTGGTGACGAGTGATGTCTATCTGAATAGCCTGACGGAGCTGCCAGCCGGAGGCCGGGTCTGGCTGGTCGGAACCGTCGACGAGCCACAAGAGTTCTCAGCGCTACCCGCAACCTGGCAGGCCAGCGCTGAAGTCCATGCGGGCGGGATGCAAGCACGCTTGTTCGTGCCCAAACCTGCGGGTGAATAG
- a CDS encoding efflux transporter outer membrane subunit: MSRVDRTDTFASRLAPTGKTQSKMWERACSRRGAWQPITLSALLAVTLTACTVGPDFQKPQATQIADWAKPAKSAPSQAVSEPLNERWWEVFHDPQLSAITQRAVQSNLDLQLASSRLQQSRAARQVITADRYPSTAATGSYARKRNSGEGLNDPSGHNGDSAFNLWDAGFSASWELDFWGRVRRETEAADANLEVAENDRRGVLLAVLADTAQNYIQLRGVQNTRAVTEQNLDVARHSLKLSQLRLADGVATDLDVAEAAAQVAAIESRLPALEQRQSQLINAISLLMGEPPQALAKELSTDAAVPQSPLQVAIGLPSQLAERRPDIRQAEARLHAATANIGVAKGDFYPRITLSGNLGSQAMQLSDFGSWSSRAFGIGPQFSLPLFDGGRLRGMLQLREAQQQEAAVAYQQTVLRAWHEIDDQLTAYNASQRRRDSLAEAVRQNQIALRTAQQQYVEGVVDFVNVLTVQGALLATQEQWVESSTGVSLAMVGLYKALGGGWESVYPEAKVAVGLPGVVKAPTGIDGSAVADLK; encoded by the coding sequence ATGAGCCGTGTTGATCGAACCGACACCTTCGCGAGCAGGCTCGCTCCCACAGGGAAAACGCAATCCAAAATGTGGGAGCGAGCCTGCTCGCGAAGAGGCGCGTGGCAGCCAATCACCTTGAGTGCCTTGCTCGCAGTAACTCTCACCGCTTGCACAGTAGGCCCTGACTTCCAAAAGCCTCAAGCCACACAAATCGCCGACTGGGCCAAACCCGCCAAGTCCGCCCCCAGCCAAGCCGTCAGCGAACCCCTGAACGAACGTTGGTGGGAAGTCTTCCACGACCCGCAACTGTCCGCGATCACTCAACGTGCGGTGCAGAGCAACCTCGATCTGCAACTGGCCAGCAGCCGTCTGCAACAAAGCCGCGCGGCTCGCCAGGTGATAACCGCTGACCGTTATCCGAGCACCGCCGCCACGGGCAGTTACGCGCGCAAACGCAACAGCGGCGAGGGCCTGAACGACCCGTCCGGGCACAACGGCGATTCCGCGTTCAACCTGTGGGACGCCGGTTTCTCCGCTTCATGGGAACTGGATTTCTGGGGCCGCGTGCGCCGCGAAACCGAAGCCGCCGACGCCAACCTCGAAGTCGCCGAAAATGACCGTCGCGGGGTGCTGCTGGCCGTGCTCGCCGACACCGCACAAAACTACATTCAACTGCGCGGCGTGCAGAACACCCGCGCCGTCACCGAGCAGAACCTCGACGTCGCCCGGCACAGTCTGAAACTCTCACAACTGCGCCTGGCCGACGGCGTTGCGACTGACCTCGACGTCGCCGAAGCCGCCGCGCAAGTCGCGGCCATCGAATCGCGCTTGCCGGCGCTGGAACAACGCCAATCGCAACTGATCAACGCGATCAGCCTGCTGATGGGCGAACCGCCGCAGGCATTGGCCAAAGAGTTATCCACAGACGCCGCCGTGCCGCAGTCGCCGCTGCAAGTCGCTATCGGCTTGCCGTCGCAACTGGCTGAACGCCGTCCGGACATCCGTCAGGCCGAAGCGCGCTTGCACGCCGCGACTGCCAATATCGGTGTGGCCAAGGGCGATTTCTATCCGCGTATTACCCTGTCGGGCAACCTCGGCTCGCAAGCCATGCAACTCAGCGATTTCGGCTCGTGGAGCTCGCGCGCCTTCGGCATCGGCCCACAATTCAGCCTGCCGTTGTTCGACGGCGGACGCCTGCGCGGCATGCTGCAACTGCGCGAAGCGCAACAACAGGAAGCCGCCGTCGCCTATCAGCAAACCGTGCTGCGCGCCTGGCATGAAATCGACGATCAACTGACCGCCTACAACGCCAGCCAGCGCCGCCGCGACAGCCTCGCCGAAGCCGTCCGCCAGAACCAGATCGCCCTGCGCACCGCGCAACAGCAATACGTCGAAGGCGTGGTTGATTTCGTCAACGTCCTCACCGTGCAAGGCGCGCTGCTGGCGACGCAGGAGCAGTGGGTGGAGAGTTCGACCGGCGTTTCGTTGGCGATGGTCGGGTTGTACAAGGCATTGGGCGGCGGTTGGGAGTCGGTGTATCCAGAGGCAAAAGTCGCCGTCGGGTTGCCGGGTGTCGTGAAAGCGCCAACCGGCATCGACGGTTCCGCCGTGGCTGACCTAAAGTGA
- a CDS encoding HlyD family secretion protein: MTTQAKQKLAVAVAAALAVGVLVYLALPGVFGKRTQQNTNDAFVSADYTLVVPRVAGFIKEVLVEDNQQVKAGQLLALIDDRDLRASAEAADAQTLVARAQLQNAKATLERQTSVIAQAQASVVSAKAEMAFAQQELNRYNHLAGVGAGTVQNAQQARTRIDQATAHLDTATAKLAAERKQVDILTAQRDAAEGSLKHAQAALEIASFELSYTRITAPQDGMIGERAVRVGAYVTPGSKLLAVVPLQQAYVVANFQETQLTDVQPGQEVQVRVDSLGGEALSGRVESIAPATGVTFAAVKPDNATGNFTKVVQRIPVKIMLEPGQPLAGRLRVGMSVEASIDTKSSATSVREVTQR, translated from the coding sequence ATGACGACTCAAGCAAAGCAAAAACTCGCGGTGGCTGTGGCGGCCGCGCTGGCTGTAGGCGTGCTGGTGTATCTGGCGCTGCCCGGCGTGTTTGGCAAACGTACGCAGCAAAACACCAACGACGCTTTCGTCTCCGCCGACTACACCCTGGTGGTGCCGCGCGTGGCCGGTTTCATCAAGGAAGTGCTGGTGGAAGACAACCAGCAAGTGAAGGCAGGACAGTTGCTGGCGCTGATCGATGATCGTGATCTGCGTGCTTCAGCCGAGGCGGCGGATGCGCAAACCCTGGTGGCGCGAGCGCAGTTGCAGAACGCCAAAGCGACGCTGGAACGCCAGACGTCGGTGATCGCCCAGGCGCAGGCTTCGGTGGTGTCGGCCAAAGCTGAAATGGCTTTCGCTCAGCAGGAGTTGAATCGCTACAACCATTTGGCCGGCGTTGGTGCCGGCACTGTGCAGAACGCGCAACAGGCGCGCACGCGCATCGATCAGGCCACGGCTCATCTCGACACCGCCACCGCGAAACTGGCGGCAGAGCGCAAGCAGGTCGACATTCTTACCGCTCAACGAGATGCGGCCGAAGGCAGTTTGAAACACGCGCAAGCGGCGTTGGAAATCGCCAGTTTCGAACTCTCCTACACACGTATCACCGCGCCGCAGGACGGCATGATCGGCGAACGGGCCGTGCGCGTTGGCGCCTATGTGACGCCGGGCAGCAAGCTGCTGGCGGTGGTGCCGTTGCAGCAGGCGTATGTAGTGGCGAATTTTCAGGAAACGCAACTGACGGACGTACAGCCTGGGCAGGAAGTGCAAGTGCGTGTCGACAGCCTCGGCGGTGAGGCATTGAGCGGTCGCGTCGAAAGTATTGCCCCGGCGACGGGCGTGACCTTTGCGGCGGTGAAGCCGGACAACGCCACCGGCAACTTCACCAAGGTGGTGCAGCGGATTCCGGTGAAAATCATGCTTGAGCCTGGCCAGCCGCTGGCTGGACGATTGCGCGTGGGCATGTCGGTGGAGGCGAGCATTGATACCAAAAGCTCGGCGACATCGGTGCGTGAGGTGACTCAGCGATGA
- a CDS encoding MFS transporter has translation MTSLTAAAPIAAASPATAATPPVFGARIIIGLVGVLLAVLVSGLNEMVTKVALADIRGALSIGYDEGTWLVASYTATSVAAMAFAPWCSVTFSLRCFTLCAIGLFTLLGVLCPFAPNYESLLLMRILQGLAGGALPPMLMTVALRFLPANIKLYGLAGYALTATFGPGLGTPLAGLWTEYVGWQWTFWQIIVPCLIAMAMVAWGIPQDPLRLERLKSFNWKGLLLGFPAICMLVIGLLQGNRLDWFESSLICGLLGAGSLLLVAFLINEWSQPIPFFKLQMLGIRNLSFALMTLAGVLVVLLAVVLIPSSYLAQVQGYRPVQTAPIMLIAALPQLIALPLVAALCNLRWVDCRWVLGIGLSMLALSCLGGSQLTSQWIRDDFYVLQWLQIFGQPMAVLPLLMLSTGSITPLDGPFASAWFNTVKGLSAVVATGVIEALTTARLHFHSSMLVDSLGNSPLADRSDPGLAHRLHEQAVVLTSSDLYVCMAGVAVALILLIFWLPTRIYPPRAPT, from the coding sequence ATGACATCCCTGACGGCGGCAGCGCCCATCGCTGCGGCCAGCCCGGCGACGGCGGCCACGCCACCGGTGTTCGGGGCGCGGATCATCATTGGCCTGGTCGGCGTGCTGCTGGCGGTGCTGGTATCGGGCCTCAACGAGATGGTCACCAAGGTGGCCCTGGCCGACATCCGTGGCGCGCTGAGCATCGGTTACGACGAAGGCACCTGGCTGGTCGCCAGCTACACCGCCACCTCGGTCGCAGCCATGGCCTTCGCGCCGTGGTGTTCGGTGACCTTCTCGTTGCGCTGCTTCACCCTTTGCGCGATCGGTCTGTTCACGTTGCTCGGCGTGCTGTGTCCATTCGCGCCGAACTACGAAAGTCTGCTGCTGATGCGCATCCTGCAAGGTCTGGCGGGCGGTGCGTTGCCGCCAATGCTGATGACCGTCGCCCTGCGCTTTTTGCCGGCGAACATCAAACTCTACGGTCTGGCCGGCTACGCACTGACGGCGACATTCGGCCCCGGCCTCGGCACGCCGCTGGCCGGTTTGTGGACCGAATACGTCGGTTGGCAGTGGACGTTCTGGCAGATCATCGTGCCTTGCCTGATCGCCATGGCGATGGTCGCGTGGGGCATTCCGCAGGACCCGCTGCGTTTGGAACGCCTCAAATCGTTCAACTGGAAAGGTCTGCTGCTGGGCTTTCCGGCGATCTGCATGTTGGTGATCGGTTTGCTGCAAGGCAATCGACTGGACTGGTTCGAGTCGAGTCTGATTTGTGGATTGCTCGGTGCCGGTTCGTTGTTGCTGGTGGCGTTTCTGATCAACGAATGGTCGCAGCCGATTCCGTTTTTCAAATTGCAGATGCTCGGTATCCGTAACCTGTCGTTCGCCTTGATGACCCTGGCCGGCGTGTTGGTGGTGTTGTTGGCGGTGGTGCTGATTCCGTCGAGTTATCTGGCGCAGGTGCAGGGTTATCGCCCGGTGCAGACCGCGCCGATCATGCTCATCGCCGCGCTGCCGCAGTTGATCGCGCTGCCACTGGTGGCGGCGCTATGCAATCTGCGTTGGGTCGATTGTCGCTGGGTACTCGGGATTGGGCTGAGCATGTTGGCGCTGTCGTGCCTGGGTGGATCGCAGCTGACTTCGCAGTGGATTCGCGACGACTTCTACGTCCTGCAATGGCTGCAGATTTTCGGTCAGCCGATGGCGGTGCTGCCGTTGTTGATGCTTTCGACCGGCAGCATCACACCGCTGGACGGTCCCTTCGCATCGGCATGGTTCAACACCGTGAAAGGGCTGTCGGCCGTGGTCGCCACCGGGGTGATCGAGGCGCTGACCACTGCGCGTCTGCATTTCCACTCAAGCATGTTGGTCGACAGCCTCGGCAATTCGCCGCTGGCCGACCGCAGCGATCCGGGCCTCGCCCATCGCCTGCACGAGCAGGCCGTGGTGCTGACCTCTTCCGATCTCTACGTGTGCATGGCCGGCGTCGCGGTGGCGTTGATCCTGCTGATTTTCTGGCTGCCGACGCGGATCTATCCGCCGCGCGCGCCGACCTGA
- a CDS encoding LysR family transcriptional regulator codes for MQLPDMNLLVALDALLDEGSVVGAARRMNLSPAAMSRTLTRIREAIGDPILVRAGRGLVPTPKALELREQVRDVVEQAALLFRSADTVELSSLRRRFSIRANDFFIGVYGGKLFDTLDQLAPHCELRFVPEGDGDDEALREGRIDLSVSNTRPITPEVKVQNLFSTHFVGLVREDHPLLDGEITAERYAGFSHISMSRRGIARGPIDTALNALGLERRVAVIAPSFHAAMFALPDSDLILPVPKEALLSVRRLGLKLRSFDLPIPLPTLMLTQAWHPRFDKDPAHRWLRETLKACCDETWLAAQP; via the coding sequence ATGCAACTCCCGGACATGAACCTTCTGGTCGCCCTCGACGCTTTGCTCGACGAGGGCAGTGTGGTCGGCGCTGCACGGCGGATGAACCTCAGCCCGGCGGCCATGAGCCGCACCCTGACGCGAATCCGCGAAGCCATCGGCGATCCGATTCTGGTGCGCGCCGGTCGGGGGCTGGTGCCGACTCCCAAGGCATTGGAATTGCGCGAACAGGTGCGCGATGTGGTCGAACAGGCTGCGCTTTTGTTCCGCTCGGCGGACACCGTGGAGTTGAGCAGTTTGCGCCGCCGCTTCAGCATCCGCGCCAACGACTTTTTCATCGGTGTCTACGGCGGCAAGCTGTTCGACACCCTCGACCAACTGGCGCCGCACTGCGAACTGCGTTTCGTTCCGGAAGGCGATGGCGATGATGAAGCCCTGCGAGAAGGGCGCATCGATCTGAGCGTCAGCAACACCCGCCCCATCACCCCTGAAGTCAAAGTGCAGAACCTGTTCTCGACGCACTTCGTGGGACTGGTGCGCGAAGATCATCCCTTGCTCGACGGCGAAATCACTGCCGAGCGCTATGCCGGGTTTTCCCACATCAGCATGTCGCGCCGTGGCATCGCCCGTGGACCCATCGATACGGCGCTGAATGCCTTGGGCCTGGAGCGGCGTGTGGCAGTGATTGCGCCGAGTTTTCATGCGGCGATGTTTGCCTTGCCGGATTCCGACCTGATCCTACCAGTGCCCAAGGAAGCGTTGCTCAGCGTCCGCCGGCTCGGGCTGAAACTGCGCTCGTTCGACCTGCCGATCCCATTGCCGACCTTGATGCTGACCCAAGCCTGGCACCCGCGTTTCGACAAAGATCCGGCGCACCGCTGGCTGCGCGAAACCCTCAAGGCCTGCTGCGACGAAACCTGGCTGGCTGCCCAGCCTTAA
- a CDS encoding ABC transporter permease: protein MSHSSSVRKEFEIVLEPLTEVPVERELSLGTRLWQQGWLRKGLILIVLAVLWEVVARIQNNDLMLPSFLQTSHALFEGLLSGELLAKVWISLVVLIKGYLIGIVLAFALTTLAVSTQLGRDLLSTMTSMFNPLPAIALLPLALLWFGLGQNSLIFVLVHSVLWALALNTYAGFLGVSETLRMAGRNYGLKGLRLVLFILIPAALPSILAGLKIGWAFAWRTLIAAELVFGATSGKGGLGWYIFQNRNELYTDKVFAGLAVVILIGLLVENLVFDTLERVTVKRWGMQR from the coding sequence ATGAGCCATTCATCATCTGTGCGTAAAGAATTCGAAATTGTGCTGGAGCCGTTGACCGAAGTGCCGGTCGAGCGTGAGTTGTCGCTGGGTACGCGGCTGTGGCAACAGGGCTGGTTGCGTAAAGGCCTGATCCTGATTGTGCTGGCGGTGTTGTGGGAAGTGGTTGCGCGGATCCAGAACAATGACCTGATGCTGCCGAGTTTCTTGCAGACCAGCCACGCGCTGTTCGAGGGGCTGCTCAGTGGTGAGCTGCTGGCCAAAGTGTGGATCTCGCTGGTGGTGCTGATCAAGGGTTACCTGATCGGCATCGTTCTGGCGTTTGCCCTGACCACGCTGGCGGTGTCGACGCAATTGGGTCGCGATCTGCTGAGCACGATGACCTCGATGTTCAACCCGTTGCCGGCGATTGCCCTGCTGCCGCTGGCGCTGCTGTGGTTTGGTCTGGGGCAGAACAGCCTGATTTTTGTGCTGGTGCATTCGGTGTTGTGGGCGTTGGCGTTGAACACTTATGCGGGGTTTCTCGGCGTTTCCGAAACCCTACGCATGGCTGGGCGCAACTATGGTCTGAAGGGTTTGCGACTGGTGCTGTTCATCCTGATCCCGGCCGCGCTGCCGTCGATTCTGGCCGGGTTGAAGATCGGCTGGGCGTTTGCCTGGCGCACGTTGATCGCCGCTGAATTGGTGTTTGGCGCTACCAGTGGCAAGGGCGGGTTGGGTTGGTACATCTTCCAGAATCGTAATGAGCTGTACACCGACAAGGTGTTTGCCGGGTTGGCGGTGGTGATTCTGATCGGGTTGCTGGTGGAGAATCTGGTGTTCGATACGCTGGAGCGGGTGACCGTCAAGCGTTGGGGTATGCAGCGGTAA
- a CDS encoding ABC transporter ATP-binding protein, producing MNAPLQGHAASNPIARSEALLAVDHVSLEYRTPQRVVRATHQVSFEIDPADRYVLLGPSGCGKSTLLKAVAGFIQPCEGEIRLQGQRVDAPGPDRIVVFQEFDQLPPWKTVKQNVMFPLLASRTLKKKEAEERALHYLEKVGLAAFADAYPHTLSGGMKARVAIARALAMQPKILLMDEPFAALDALTRRKMQEELLLLWEEVRFTLLFVTHSIEEALVVGNRILLLSPHPGRVRAEVHSHQYDLHSLGGVAFQESARRIHRLLFDEGQSPETERDHDFNDIRIAY from the coding sequence ATGAACGCTCCCTTGCAAGGCCACGCGGCCAGCAACCCGATCGCTCGCAGCGAAGCGCTGCTCGCGGTCGATCATGTCAGCCTCGAATACCGCACCCCGCAACGCGTGGTGCGTGCCACCCACCAAGTCAGTTTTGAAATCGACCCGGCCGATCGCTACGTGCTGCTCGGTCCATCCGGGTGCGGTAAGTCCACCTTGCTCAAAGCAGTGGCCGGCTTCATTCAACCGTGCGAAGGCGAGATCCGTCTGCAAGGCCAGCGCGTCGACGCGCCGGGTCCGGACCGGATTGTGGTGTTTCAGGAATTCGATCAGCTGCCACCGTGGAAAACCGTCAAACAGAACGTGATGTTTCCGCTGCTCGCTTCGCGCACGCTGAAGAAAAAAGAAGCCGAAGAACGCGCGCTGCACTATCTGGAAAAAGTCGGGCTGGCAGCGTTCGCCGATGCTTACCCGCACACCCTGTCCGGCGGCATGAAAGCGCGCGTGGCGATTGCCCGGGCGTTGGCGATGCAGCCGAAAATCCTCTTGATGGACGAACCGTTCGCCGCCCTTGATGCACTGACCCGACGCAAGATGCAGGAAGAATTGCTGCTGCTCTGGGAAGAGGTGCGCTTCACTCTGCTGTTCGTCACCCACTCGATTGAAGAGGCGCTGGTGGTCGGCAATCGCATCCTGCTGTTGTCGCCGCATCCCGGCCGAGTGCGCGCCGAAGTGCACAGCCATCAATACGACTTGCACAGCTTGGGTGGCGTAGCGTTTCAGGAGTCGGCGCGGCGCATTCATCGTCTGCTGTTCGACGAAGGCCAGTCGCCGGAAACCGAGCGTGACCACGACTTCAACGACATTCGCATCGCCTATTGA